A window of the Pseudomonas furukawaii genome harbors these coding sequences:
- a CDS encoding AraC family transcriptional regulator: MPASSPDRLDALPLTHSATLRRLLYEALSDLGLDPGQVYLGINQHRRLRPPPADGRLHHDDAPQFWLAADALCGDPDIGLHLGEAMKPRLLDVVGYLLLASRDLEEALVSFLRFQHILSGGFVAQMRVEGDHARLVIDLNYLGYSSLRQQMECLALLFTKLLGSITDGEFRLLGVEFRHPRPARVSEHQRLFGLMPAFGCEHDVLVFPAALLKRPSRTANPDLHRLLWGHAETQLAALAGNDLLNRLRYLLEVRLGRASCTLEACAAELGMSAGALQRALAEQGANLRRLRESVQRGRAMELLREGRTLREVARGCGFSELSPFYRAFRRWYGATPDHWRARLGPA; this comes from the coding sequence ATGCCCGCTTCTTCCCCGGATCGCCTCGACGCCTTGCCCCTGACCCATTCCGCGACCTTGCGGCGCCTGCTCTATGAAGCCCTGTCGGACCTGGGACTGGACCCCGGCCAGGTCTACCTCGGCATCAACCAGCACCGCAGGCTCAGGCCACCGCCCGCGGACGGGCGCCTGCACCACGATGACGCCCCGCAGTTCTGGCTGGCCGCGGACGCCCTGTGCGGCGATCCGGACATCGGCCTGCACCTGGGGGAAGCGATGAAACCACGGTTGCTGGACGTCGTGGGTTATCTCCTGCTGGCCAGCCGGGACCTGGAGGAGGCCCTGGTGAGTTTCCTGCGCTTCCAGCACATCCTCTCCGGCGGTTTCGTCGCCCAGATGCGGGTGGAGGGCGACCATGCTCGGCTGGTGATCGACCTCAACTACCTGGGCTATTCCTCGCTTCGTCAGCAGATGGAGTGCCTGGCGCTGCTCTTCACCAAGCTGCTGGGTTCGATCACCGATGGGGAGTTCCGCCTCCTCGGCGTGGAGTTCCGCCATCCGCGCCCGGCCCGGGTGAGCGAGCATCAGCGACTCTTCGGCCTGATGCCGGCGTTCGGCTGCGAGCACGATGTGCTGGTGTTTCCCGCCGCGCTGCTGAAACGCCCGTCGCGCACGGCCAACCCGGACCTGCACCGGCTGCTCTGGGGGCATGCGGAGACGCAACTGGCCGCCCTGGCCGGCAACGACCTGTTGAATCGCCTGCGCTATCTGCTGGAAGTTCGACTGGGCCGGGCGTCCTGCACCCTGGAGGCCTGCGCCGCCGAGTTGGGGATGTCCGCCGGGGCGCTGCAGCGCGCCCTCGCGGAGCAGGGCGCCAACCTGCGCCGGCTGCGGGAGTCGGTCCAGCGCGGCCGCGCCATGGAGCTGTTGCGGGAGGGACGGACGCTCAGGGAAGTGGCGCGGGGCTGCGGCTTTTCCGAGCTGTCCCCGTTCTACCGCGCTTTCCGGCGCTGGTACGGGGCCACACCTGATCACTGGCGGGCCCGCCTGGGGCCTGCCTAG
- a CDS encoding DUF6436 domain-containing protein has product MPIAHSRPLKIGLIALACVIALVLAYRWYESRFIRPFNPQPTVFTGEHLQLPRELAGKGPIRLVHFWDPACPCNAGNQQHLAELIQRFAPQGVAFYALQKPGSRGQLPPGLEALEPLTEVPGSEQLPAVPAVGIWDRDGNLAYFGPYSEGAVCTSDNSFIEPVLDALIDNRPVSVGGTLAAGCFCGWRSPL; this is encoded by the coding sequence ATGCCCATCGCTCACTCCCGACCACTCAAGATCGGCCTGATCGCCCTCGCCTGCGTGATCGCGCTGGTTCTCGCCTACCGCTGGTACGAGTCCCGCTTCATCCGTCCCTTCAATCCGCAGCCCACGGTGTTCACCGGCGAGCACCTGCAATTGCCGAGGGAACTGGCGGGCAAGGGACCGATCCGGCTGGTGCATTTCTGGGACCCGGCCTGCCCCTGCAACGCCGGAAACCAGCAGCACCTGGCCGAGCTGATCCAGCGCTTCGCACCCCAGGGCGTGGCCTTTTACGCCCTGCAGAAGCCGGGCAGCAGAGGGCAATTGCCACCAGGACTGGAAGCCCTCGAGCCACTCACCGAAGTCCCCGGCTCCGAGCAGTTGCCGGCCGTACCGGCCGTGGGCATCTGGGACCGCGACGGCAACCTGGCCTACTTCGGCCCCTACAGCGAAGGCGCCGTCTGCACCTCGGACAACAGCTTCATCGAGCCGGTGCTGGACGCGCTGATCGACAATCGCCCGGTGAGCGTCGGCGGCACCCTGGCGGCCGGCTGCTTCTGCGGTTGGCGGAGCCCGCTCTAG